Proteins co-encoded in one Chitinispirillum alkaliphilum genomic window:
- a CDS encoding Glucose-6-phosphate isomerase — MQKIWYDDRFLSKDISSDELNRYNPALTDALKNLREKSGPGNDFLGWLDIPSKTAPSQLAAINEKADEIRSKADVLVCIGIGGSYLGAKAAIEFMSPSFEELRKPQILFAGHTINSDYLADLLELIKDKEVAVNVISKSGTTTEPGVTFRVIRNWMEQRYGRKEAASRIIATTDPAQGALRKLAREEGYSTFDIPPDVGGRFSVLTAVGLFPIAVAGINITSLIEGSAQGAQLCSKDGVDSNMAGRYAAVRNILFRRGYTTEVMATFQPQLHYINEWWKQLAGESEGKDNTGIFPAGLDYTTDLHSLGQWMQEGVRSVFETFMILKNTNSSVKVPKFSDDSDGLNYLADRTFEQINEKAYQGTLLAHLDGGVPAATLMLQDRSEHTLGQLFYFFEKAVAISGYMLRVNPFDQPGVEAYKKNMFALLGKAGFEKQKEELHNRTKDISL, encoded by the coding sequence ATGCAAAAGATTTGGTATGATGACCGCTTTCTGTCAAAAGATATTTCCTCAGATGAACTCAATAGATACAACCCCGCTTTGACCGATGCACTAAAAAACCTGAGAGAAAAATCAGGCCCCGGAAACGATTTCCTCGGATGGCTTGATATCCCATCCAAAACAGCCCCTTCCCAGCTTGCTGCAATAAATGAGAAAGCAGATGAAATCCGCTCAAAGGCAGATGTTCTTGTATGTATTGGTATCGGGGGCTCTTACCTTGGGGCAAAGGCTGCGATAGAATTCATGTCTCCCTCCTTTGAGGAACTCAGAAAGCCACAAATTCTCTTTGCCGGTCACACTATCAATTCGGATTATCTTGCAGATCTGCTCGAATTGATAAAAGATAAAGAGGTCGCGGTAAACGTAATATCAAAAAGCGGAACAACAACTGAGCCCGGGGTCACCTTCAGAGTGATCCGCAACTGGATGGAGCAGCGTTACGGAAGAAAAGAAGCTGCATCGCGGATTATTGCTACGACTGATCCCGCCCAGGGAGCTCTCAGAAAACTGGCCAGGGAAGAAGGCTATTCCACATTCGATATACCTCCTGATGTTGGGGGGAGATTCTCTGTTCTCACCGCAGTGGGACTATTCCCTATAGCTGTTGCGGGTATAAACATCACCTCACTTATTGAAGGCAGCGCTCAGGGGGCCCAGCTTTGCAGCAAAGACGGAGTTGACAGTAATATGGCTGGGCGCTACGCGGCAGTGCGAAATATCCTCTTCAGGAGAGGTTACACAACTGAGGTTATGGCTACATTCCAACCACAGCTCCACTACATCAATGAGTGGTGGAAACAGTTGGCAGGAGAGAGTGAGGGTAAAGACAATACAGGCATTTTCCCTGCCGGACTCGACTATACTACCGATCTTCATTCCCTTGGGCAGTGGATGCAGGAAGGGGTGAGGTCAGTATTTGAAACATTTATGATTCTGAAAAACACCAATTCCTCAGTTAAGGTACCAAAGTTTTCTGATGACAGTGATGGTTTAAATTACCTCGCAGACAGAACGTTTGAGCAGATAAATGAAAAAGCTTATCAGGGAACTCTTCTCGCGCACCTGGATGGTGGGGTTCCGGCCGCAACTCTGATGCTTCAGGATCGTTCCGAGCATACTTTGGGCCAGCTGTTTTATTTCTTCGAAAAGGCTGTCGCGATCTCAGGATATATGCTTCGTGTCAATCCCTTTGATCAGCCCGGAGTTGAGGCATACAAGAAAAATATGTTCGCTCTTTTGGGGAAAGCCGGTTTTGAAAAACAAAAAGAGGAGCTTCACAACAGAACAAAGGATATAAGCTTATGA
- a CDS encoding Anthranilate synthase, aminase component, translated as MIYPDIQEVKKAAKTHTVIPVCKTLLADTETPVSVWMKLFRKQQYSFLLESVTGGDKAARYSFSGGNPYAVFKADKKGWSFEGPEKIEGTGNPVDFLKTLFMLYRQAPVENVPRFSGGAVGYFAYDSVRFHESIPDENLKDDPFHDIFFGFYKDIVAFDNKEHRIVLISNIIIADNDTAIEDLYNEAIASIESMEKQIYNSVVSTDVSIGEAGEISSNIDKNIFSQAVEKSKEYIKAGDIFQVVLSQRFSLSVDADPFDLYRMLRVVNPSPYMYFLNLDDTSVVGASPEMLVRVDQGEVETRPIAGTRRRGRDENEDDELIRELKADTKEVAEHVMLVDLGRNDVGRVCEYGSVEVEEMMHTEKYSHVIHLVTNVKGKLKEGMDAFDAFFSCFPAGTLSGAPKIRAMEIIDELESVKRGLYGGALGYIDFSGNMDTCIVIRTIVYHKGRAYIQAGAGVVADSNAEREYQETVEKASALFSSIKRAAEIVGN; from the coding sequence TTGATATATCCTGACATCCAAGAAGTAAAGAAAGCTGCCAAAACCCATACTGTGATCCCGGTGTGCAAAACTCTTCTTGCAGATACGGAAACACCAGTGTCGGTGTGGATGAAATTATTCAGAAAACAGCAATACAGTTTTTTGCTGGAGAGTGTGACAGGGGGAGATAAGGCCGCCAGGTATTCTTTTTCAGGAGGTAATCCCTATGCTGTTTTCAAAGCAGACAAAAAGGGCTGGAGCTTTGAGGGACCTGAGAAGATAGAGGGTACGGGTAACCCGGTTGATTTCCTTAAAACTCTGTTCATGTTGTATCGACAGGCACCGGTTGAAAATGTCCCAAGGTTCTCCGGAGGTGCTGTGGGGTATTTTGCCTACGATTCTGTCCGGTTTCATGAATCCATTCCGGATGAAAATCTCAAAGATGATCCTTTCCATGATATCTTTTTTGGCTTCTATAAGGATATTGTTGCTTTTGACAATAAGGAGCACAGAATTGTACTTATCAGCAATATCATAATAGCCGATAACGATACTGCCATTGAGGATCTTTACAACGAGGCGATTGCCTCCATCGAATCAATGGAAAAGCAGATTTATAACTCCGTAGTTTCTACCGATGTGTCGATTGGAGAAGCTGGTGAGATATCCTCAAATATTGACAAAAACATCTTTTCACAAGCTGTGGAAAAAAGTAAAGAGTACATAAAAGCCGGTGATATCTTTCAGGTTGTACTCTCCCAAAGGTTTTCCCTGAGTGTTGATGCCGATCCCTTTGACCTGTACAGAATGCTTAGAGTCGTAAACCCGTCTCCCTACATGTACTTTCTCAATTTAGATGATACCTCAGTTGTAGGGGCATCTCCTGAAATGTTAGTCAGGGTTGATCAGGGAGAGGTTGAGACCAGGCCCATAGCAGGTACAAGGAGAAGAGGGCGGGATGAAAATGAAGATGATGAACTGATCAGGGAGCTAAAGGCTGACACCAAAGAAGTGGCAGAACATGTTATGCTTGTTGATCTGGGCAGAAATGATGTGGGACGTGTATGCGAGTATGGCAGTGTTGAAGTTGAAGAAATGATGCATACAGAAAAGTATTCCCATGTCATTCATCTTGTAACCAATGTTAAGGGGAAGTTGAAAGAGGGCATGGATGCCTTCGATGCCTTCTTCTCATGCTTTCCTGCCGGAACACTCTCAGGTGCTCCGAAAATCAGGGCAATGGAGATTATCGATGAATTGGAGAGTGTAAAAAGAGGCCTGTATGGCGGGGCACTTGGATATATTGATTTCAGCGGAAACATGGACACGTGTATCGTTATCCGCACAATCGTTTACCATAAGGGAAGAGCCTATATTCAGGCCGGAGCCGGAGTCGTAGCAGACTCCAATGCTGAACGGGAGTACCAGGAAACTGTAGAGAAGGCCTCTGCGTTGTTTTCATCCATAAAAAGAGCTGCCGAAATAGTAGGGAATTAA
- a CDS encoding Anthranilate synthase, amidotransferase component translates to MLLIIDNYDSFTFNLVQYFGELYKGDIQVYRNDKIKIAQIENLNPSAIVISPGPCTPREAGISVEVIKKMSRSVPILGVCLGHQSIGEAFGAKVIRAPYLMHGKTSLVKHNQEGIYKNIPDPFTATRYHSLILERENFPECLNITSETDDGCIMGIQHKELQVYGVQYHPEAILTEYGKVLLNNFLQLAGMTSAQKE, encoded by the coding sequence ATGCTTTTGATAATTGATAATTATGATTCCTTCACCTTTAATCTGGTGCAGTATTTCGGGGAATTATATAAAGGGGATATTCAGGTCTATAGAAATGATAAAATCAAAATAGCTCAGATCGAAAATCTGAACCCGTCGGCAATTGTTATTTCACCGGGACCATGCACTCCAAGAGAAGCAGGGATATCGGTTGAGGTTATTAAAAAAATGAGTCGCAGTGTACCGATCCTTGGCGTATGTCTGGGGCACCAGTCCATAGGGGAAGCTTTTGGTGCAAAGGTTATAAGGGCTCCGTATCTGATGCATGGAAAGACTTCTCTTGTAAAACATAATCAGGAGGGCATTTACAAAAACATTCCTGATCCCTTTACCGCAACCCGATATCACAGCCTCATTCTCGAGAGAGAAAATTTCCCTGAGTGCCTCAACATTACAAGTGAAACCGATGACGGATGTATAATGGGTATACAGCATAAGGAACTGCAGGTTTATGGTGTGCAGTATCATCCCGAGGCAATTCTTACCGAGTATGGTAAGGTTCTCCTCAATAATTTTCTTCAACTCGCCGGAATGACCTCCGCTCAGAAGGAATAA
- a CDS encoding Indole-3-glycerol phosphate synthase: MNEVLTRILEEKKTEVRMLRDRRSGFNGRSDTKRGFVECFNKTDRLSLIAEVKKASPSKGVIREDFDPVQIALNYEKYGADAVSVLTDEKFFQGHEEFLISVRENISLPVLRKDFIIDTLQVEHTAAINADAMLLIAAALGDSQLKDLYQAAVECELDPLIEIHSLEELERAMKLQPPVIGINNRDLNSFKTDISVTLEIVKNIPSDIPVISESGIHSEEQACKLMEAGVRGLLVGESLMRCNDPRDLMTKLSSGKAGV, encoded by the coding sequence ATGAATGAAGTACTGACAAGAATTCTGGAAGAAAAAAAGACCGAAGTCCGGATGCTCAGGGACAGACGCTCCGGGTTCAATGGACGCAGTGATACAAAACGGGGGTTTGTTGAATGTTTTAACAAAACAGACCGCTTGTCCCTTATAGCAGAAGTAAAAAAGGCATCTCCCTCAAAGGGGGTGATACGGGAAGATTTTGATCCTGTGCAGATAGCCCTGAACTATGAAAAATATGGCGCTGATGCTGTATCGGTTTTAACGGATGAAAAATTTTTCCAGGGACATGAGGAATTTCTCATTTCTGTAAGGGAGAATATCTCTCTTCCGGTATTACGTAAAGATTTCATCATCGACACTCTTCAGGTCGAACACACTGCGGCGATAAATGCCGATGCAATGCTTTTGATTGCTGCGGCACTCGGTGATTCTCAGCTGAAGGATCTCTATCAGGCTGCTGTTGAATGTGAATTGGACCCGCTTATTGAAATACATTCTCTTGAAGAACTCGAGCGGGCAATGAAACTGCAGCCCCCTGTTATAGGTATAAATAACCGTGACCTGAACTCTTTCAAAACAGATATTTCTGTCACTCTTGAAATTGTCAAAAATATTCCTTCCGATATTCCGGTAATATCTGAGAGTGGGATTCATAGTGAAGAGCAGGCTTGTAAGCTGATGGAAGCGGGAGTCAGGGGATTGCTTGTGGGTGAATCTCTTATGCGCTGTAATGATCCGCGCGATCTTATGACAAAACTCTCAAGCGGAAAGGCCGGGGTATAA
- a CDS encoding Phosphoribosylanthranilate isomerase — protein sequence MPVRIKICGITRYEDARIAANLGVDALGFIFYPGSPRFIEPSSVSEITKMLPPFISKVGVFVDEELSVVEQIARESGIDTVQLHGSESPRYCDSVSLPVVKAFSVQPNSDLELLSQYNVQGFLLDTWRDGQRGGTGVTFDWSIAVKACARYKNVILAGGLGPSNIQEALDSVSPYAVDVNSGAEISPGVKNPLKLRDVVKIVKAWKGV from the coding sequence ATGCCAGTGCGCATAAAAATATGTGGTATTACCAGGTATGAGGATGCGAGAATCGCCGCTAATCTTGGAGTCGATGCATTAGGGTTTATTTTCTACCCGGGTAGTCCACGATTCATAGAGCCCTCCAGTGTCTCGGAGATAACCAAAATGCTGCCTCCCTTTATCTCAAAGGTGGGAGTATTCGTAGATGAAGAGTTATCGGTTGTAGAGCAGATCGCAAGGGAGTCTGGCATTGACACTGTACAGCTGCATGGTTCAGAATCACCCCGGTACTGCGACTCTGTTTCTTTACCTGTGGTAAAGGCTTTCTCGGTTCAGCCAAACTCCGATCTGGAACTTCTCTCTCAGTATAACGTGCAGGGATTCCTTCTTGATACCTGGCGGGATGGGCAGCGGGGCGGAACCGGAGTGACTTTCGACTGGTCTATAGCGGTGAAAGCCTGCGCTCGTTATAAAAATGTAATTCTTGCGGGTGGGCTGGGCCCTTCAAATATTCAGGAAGCCCTGGATTCGGTAAGTCCCTATGCTGTGGATGTAAACAGCGGAGCTGAGATCAGTCCTGGGGTGAAAAACCCGCTTAAGTTAAGAGATGTTGTAAAAATTGTCAAAGCCTGGAAAGGTGTTTGA
- a CDS encoding coproporphyrinogen III oxidase, translated as MNSRPISLYIHVPFCVDKCRYCDFYSLPYKNEYADSYVFALTREWSLLVDRKSIDGNISTIFMGGGTPSLLTEEHWDQLNEGLFSRLNLRNLREWTLEVNPETFSEKKAALWKRMGVTRLTFGIQSMNKRELSVCGRIHTEKKALEVLSHPVLQEFNSTGADVMFALPGQTQKSLEHTLRTVLSCREVNHLSAYELTLNKSTPFGKHRKILPLPEEAVSLKMYKLIWDICSEYGLEQYEISNYSRKGHQSEHNKAYWNHSPYIGLGPAAHSYVHPLRWSNTNNLEEYISSIGTGKLPISFSEEIGPNELASEMIFLRLRKNEGLDEIEYFEKTGYRFADGNRVSLLRRLSSEQMILHEGNRWILTRKGRLFADKIASDLMF; from the coding sequence ATGAATAGTCGCCCCATTTCTCTCTATATACATGTACCCTTCTGTGTAGATAAATGCAGATACTGCGATTTCTATTCTCTTCCCTACAAAAATGAGTATGCAGACTCCTATGTGTTTGCTTTGACACGTGAGTGGTCATTGCTTGTTGATAGGAAAAGTATCGACGGAAATATAAGTACCATATTTATGGGGGGAGGGACACCTTCACTGCTAACCGAAGAACATTGGGATCAGCTCAATGAGGGTTTGTTCTCCAGGCTCAACCTCAGAAATCTCAGGGAGTGGACTCTGGAAGTCAACCCTGAGACATTTTCTGAAAAAAAGGCTGCTTTGTGGAAGCGTATGGGTGTAACAAGGCTTACGTTTGGAATCCAGTCCATGAATAAACGGGAGCTCAGTGTCTGCGGCAGAATTCATACAGAGAAAAAGGCTCTTGAAGTTCTCTCTCATCCAGTGCTCCAGGAGTTTAACTCCACCGGGGCTGACGTTATGTTCGCCTTACCCGGACAAACCCAAAAATCTCTTGAACATACGCTGAGAACCGTTTTATCCTGCAGGGAAGTTAATCATCTGTCAGCCTATGAGCTCACCCTAAACAAAAGTACCCCTTTTGGGAAGCACCGTAAGATACTGCCTCTGCCAGAGGAGGCTGTATCTCTGAAAATGTATAAACTAATATGGGATATTTGCAGCGAGTATGGTTTGGAGCAGTATGAAATTTCAAACTACAGCAGAAAAGGCCATCAATCGGAGCATAACAAGGCATATTGGAATCACTCTCCCTACATAGGGCTTGGCCCTGCGGCTCACTCCTATGTGCACCCGTTGCGATGGAGCAATACAAACAATCTGGAAGAGTATATCAGTAGTATCGGTACTGGTAAGCTGCCCATAAGTTTTTCTGAGGAGATTGGCCCGAACGAATTGGCTTCTGAGATGATATTTCTGCGGCTAAGGAAAAACGAGGGACTGGATGAAATTGAGTATTTTGAAAAGACCGGTTACAGGTTTGCAGATGGAAACAGGGTGTCTTTGCTGAGGAGGCTGTCATCTGAACAGATGATCCTGCATGAGGGCAATCGGTGGATTCTGACCCGAAAGGGGAGGCTTTTTGCAGATAAAATCGCATCTGATCTAATGTTTTAA
- a CDS encoding Methylenetetrahydrofolate dehydrogenase (NADP+), which translates to MALILDGKALAKSMEKEISQRVASHREKTGITPVLATILVGNDPASATYVKMKGNACARVTMESKRVELPENTTTSELLDVIRSLNKDPSVHGILLQHPVPSQIDEREAFDSIDLKKDVDGVTCLGFGRMSMGESAYGSATPAGIMKLLDHYNIALEGKSAVVVGRSPILGKPMAMMLLNRNATVTICHSRTKDLSEIIKRADLVVGAVGKPKFIKGDWIKEGAVVIDAGYHPGGVGDVDLETAAPRSSAYTPVPGGVGPMTISTLISQTMDSAEGSVS; encoded by the coding sequence ATGGCACTGATTCTTGATGGTAAAGCATTGGCAAAATCAATGGAGAAGGAAATTTCTCAGAGAGTTGCAAGCCACAGGGAAAAAACCGGCATCACTCCTGTATTGGCAACTATCCTTGTTGGTAATGACCCCGCTTCTGCGACCTATGTCAAAATGAAAGGGAATGCGTGTGCAAGGGTCACCATGGAATCTAAACGGGTAGAGCTTCCTGAAAACACCACAACCTCAGAGCTTTTGGATGTTATCCGTTCCCTCAATAAAGACCCTTCAGTGCATGGAATACTGCTCCAGCATCCGGTACCTTCCCAGATAGACGAACGTGAGGCTTTTGACTCAATCGATCTTAAAAAGGATGTGGATGGGGTTACCTGCCTTGGTTTCGGACGTATGTCCATGGGTGAGAGCGCATATGGCAGTGCAACTCCTGCGGGAATTATGAAACTGCTCGATCATTACAATATTGCGCTGGAAGGTAAATCTGCAGTTGTAGTGGGCAGAAGCCCGATTTTGGGTAAACCGATGGCTATGATGCTTCTCAATAGAAATGCAACGGTGACAATCTGTCACTCCAGAACCAAAGATCTGTCCGAAATCATTAAAAGGGCTGATCTGGTGGTTGGCGCTGTAGGTAAACCGAAATTTATCAAAGGTGATTGGATCAAAGAAGGGGCTGTTGTTATTGATGCAGGTTATCATCCAGGTGGTGTGGGGGATGTCGATCTGGAAACAGCCGCACCGAGATCTTCTGCATACACCCCTGTTCCCGGTGGTGTTGGGCCTATGACCATTTCTACCCTGATAAGCCAAACCATGGATTCTGCAGAAGGGTCCGTTTCCTGA
- a CDS encoding DUF378 domain-containing protein → MDLEGINCCGTKLVLILWESRERTVSFVFVEEVIMKQLSGLDWAALVILIIGGINWGLVGFFTFDLVQAIFGPLTAMSRIIYALVGISAIYIAVISPGLSRKTAPRREAHRGVHQPT, encoded by the coding sequence ATGGATTTAGAGGGGATAAATTGCTGTGGCACAAAACTTGTTTTGATATTGTGGGAGAGCAGGGAAAGGACAGTTTCTTTTGTTTTTGTAGAGGAGGTCATCATGAAGCAACTAAGTGGTCTTGATTGGGCAGCACTGGTTATACTGATTATCGGTGGAATCAATTGGGGTTTGGTAGGCTTTTTCACTTTCGATCTGGTTCAGGCCATATTTGGTCCTCTAACTGCCATGTCTCGCATAATCTATGCCCTTGTAGGTATATCGGCTATTTATATTGCAGTAATCTCTCCGGGCTTATCCCGAAAAACCGCGCCTCGGAGGGAGGCTCATAGAGGAGTCCATCAGCCTACCTGA